Part of the Streptomyces europaeiscabiei genome is shown below.
CCGCCTGGACCGGGGCTGTCTTCCCCTGGGTACCGCGCGCTGCAGGGGACGGTCGTCGACACCCGCCGACTTCGGCCACGCCGAACTGGAGCTCGACCAACCACTGACCCGCGAGATGCTGGACGCGGTCCGACCCGTCCCGGCTCCCCGGCCGGTGCCGGGAGTGGACTGGGTCGACCACGTGGAACGGATCCGATCCGGGCCCTGGAGTCGTTCGTCCTCGGCTGGTTTCCCGCCGAGGAGGCAGAGTCGGCCGGGAAAGAGAGCACGGCGGGCGAACCGGGCGACTTGCCGGAGGCGTTGGCCGCCTTCCACCGCCTGGCCCGCCTCCGCCCCGCTGTCCACCGGTTCCGCAACCCGGTGCTGAAGCAGCCCCGGCGGGATTCCGGGCCGCTCGGTGGTCGGCTGGTCTTTGCCGTGGACGGCGAGGGGACCCGGGATTGGTCCATCCCGTGGCCACCGCGGGAACTGAGCGAAGTCGATCCCCGTGTATGGCTCACCGAGGATCCCTTCTTGGCTGACCCGGAGACGATCCTCGAAGAGGAACCGCTCAGCCGCTTTCTCCTGCAGTACACCCTCTACGAGGCCATGAACGCCGCCCTCCACCAGGCATGGACCTACTCTGCATGCCGGCCGCGCGCCTCGCCCCGTTGTGGAGCATGCTGCGCCCCGTGCCCCTGAGCCCGTTCCTGCCGGCCTACACCGCCGAGAAGTTCTTCGTCGCGCCGGGACTGCTTACGAGGATCATCAGCGACGAGAACGAGGCAGCCGTGGCCTTCGCCGCGCTCCCCCGCGCCACCTTGACGCCGCTGCTGGAACACGGGCATCGCTGGTCTCGCTTCGATGGCTGAGGCATGAGGCGCCCGTGACGGCACCTACCTGGTGGTGGTCAGGGGCCGCTCCCGGTGAGGTCTTGATCCAGATCATCGCGACGCGTAGGTGGAGGCCGGTGACGTAGCGGTCCGGGGTCTTGCCGTATCAGGTGGCGATGCCTCGATAGGCCTTGAGTTCGTTGATCAGGCGCTCCAGGGTGTTCCGCTCCTTGTAGAGGCCGCCGTCGTGGCGGACGGGCCACTGGGGACAGGCTCCCTGCAATCGAGGGCAGGGAACGAAACCCGGCCCTCCTCAGAGGACATCCGTCGATTCTCCCCTCGGTGCCCTGTCCCTACCGGGACAGGGCACCGAGGGGAGCGGCTCCGCCGTCAGCCGGCGCTCGTGGTCTCGATGTCGACGATGTGGTTGTACCGCTCCACCAACACGAAGAGCTTGGTCTTCTGCGCCGTCTTCCCGCTGCCGAAGGTCAGGGTGACGACGACCTCATGGCCGTTACCCACGGTGCCGTTGTCGGTCACCGTCCAGCGCGCCGGGACGTTTTGGGCACGCAGGACGCCGTCCGCCCCGTTCTTCTTCTCCCAGGCCGCCAGCTGCTTGGCGAAGCCGGACGTCAGGTAGTGCTTGCGGAGCGCCGTGGCCAGCGTGACGTCCGGGTCCGTGTAGTCGCCCTTCGCGTCGATGTACGCGCCGTAGAAGTCGGCGACCCGGGTCACCACTTGGCCGGGCGTGCCGCTGACCGACTGCGGTGCGGCGGTGGATGCCTTTACGGGGGCACGGACAGCCGCCTGTGCCGACACCTGCGTCGACACACAGAGTCCGACAGCCAGGACGAGGCCGGCGGCGACGGCCGCGCGGCGGCCCTGACGACGGTGTGTGGGGGACTTCCTGTTCATGTGTGCGTCTTCCTTCTCTGGTCCGTATGTGGTTGCTCTCAGCCGATTCCGGCTTTCATGCCGAACTCGCCTGCCGACCCGTCGTCACCTCGTCCTCGTCCTCGTCCGATACAAGGACAGGACAGCCCGACTGCTCGATCGGACAGGAGTCGCACCTTGGGTACTCGGGCACACGAATGTCCCGGTACGCAGGCGCAGGGTGGGTGTCGTTGCCATGCTGCTGCCGGGGCGGTCGTTCTGCCTCGGCCGGTGCGACACCCAGAGCTTCGAAGACGCCGGGTGTCCACGACAACAGCTGCCGTCCCACGCGCAACGGTGGAACCGTCCCATCCCTGCTGACCTGCAAAAACAAGGAGTGCCTGGGATGCCCTCCTGGGATGCGGAATCGACTCGTGGTGGTCGGTCGACCACCGGGTGCGGCTGACACGGCGCGGGGCAACTGGCTTCTGACGTCGCCACCGCGTCGACGGCGGCGGCGCGGCCCGGCGGCCCGCCCAGGGAACGGAGTCCCTCGCCCAGGTGCTGCACCAGATCGAACAGCGTCCACTCGAGACAGGTCGGCACCTGCACATCGAGGCTGGGCGCGGAGGCGACCGCGGCGCGGAAGGCGGTCAACCGTTCGTCGATCAGTCGCAGCAGAAGGGGGAACCCAAGTGTCGTTGTCGCAGGGACTCTCTATCACCGCGTTCCGACAATCGGGCAGCGATTTCACAGCCGACGCCGCGAGCGCGCGGCATCGGCCGGGCGCCCTCAGCTGACGCCATGTTCTCAGCCTGAAGCGATCAGTTACCGGTAGTACCTGTAGGCGTTCCGATCTTGAGGGTTGTCCGTCGAACGGGAGTCTCGATCGGGTGACCGCAATCGGCCGCGCGTAGGAGTTCAACTCGGCTGCGGCTAGGTGTGATTGTGTCGTTCACCGGTTCGGAAACGCGGCCGATCACCCGGAGCGTGTTCGTGGTATCCGTCGGACATGACTGACACGGAATGGACCGTGGTACGGCGCGGCTACCGGTGCCTGGCCGGCTGCGGGGCCCGGGGCGGGCAGCCGGAGGCGTACTGGCGGCAACCGCAATGATGTCACTCAGCTCATCCCGTTGCTCGAAGCGGTTCCGCCGGTGCAGGGCAAGCGAGGGCGGCCCCGGCGCCGCCCGGACGTGGTGCTGGGCAAATCGCGGCTACGACCACGACCAGTACCGCCGACTGATGTGGGGTCTCGGTGTGAAGCCGCTGATCGCCCGCCGGGACATCGAGCACGGCTTCCGGCCTGGCACCCA
Proteins encoded:
- a CDS encoding maleylpyruvate isomerase N-terminal domain-containing protein — its product is MTAFRAAVASAPSLDVQVPTCLEWTLFDLVQHLGEGLRSLGGPPGRAAAVDAVATSEASCPAPCQPHPVVDRPPRVDSASQEGIPGTPCFCRSAGMGRFHRCAWDGSCCRGHPASSKLWVSHRPRQNDRPGSSMATTPTLRLRTGTFVCPSTQGATPVRSSSRAVLSLYRTRTRTR